A stretch of Fibrobacter sp. DNA encodes these proteins:
- a CDS encoding DHH family phosphoesterase, whose amino-acid sequence MNNINLYREAIAALDWGSARLNDGCPAIVIGHKNPDGDSVMAAMAYAHLMRELGYNAVAKIAGPANKETVFAAKTFGFELPEVLTSVGEDARLILVDHSDYAQAVDGARDARILQVVDHHGIGDITESKLLYAKYMPVGSTCSIVYTSYCELGVKITPEVAKVLLTGILTDTLNLVKVTCTEVDRKIYSELVRVLAESETKTYEDKFAGIQKIYKGMSEAAKNFDGMTDLEIFNADAKDYDIGGVKFRLGSMDWDHPESIENFLDRMLAVMKSQVRGISFCRVGFMGHSYILYNGAQTLAESAFGTSLRPGIVYCERRLSRKLDVVPMLTAKIALCKDKLEDSLIL is encoded by the coding sequence ATGAACAACATAAATTTGTATCGTGAAGCTATTGCGGCGCTGGACTGGGGCTCGGCTCGTTTAAACGATGGTTGCCCGGCAATTGTTATCGGCCACAAGAATCCTGACGGGGATTCGGTTATGGCCGCTATGGCGTATGCCCACCTGATGCGTGAACTGGGTTATAATGCGGTTGCGAAAATTGCTGGCCCTGCCAATAAGGAGACTGTTTTTGCTGCAAAAACTTTTGGCTTTGAATTACCTGAAGTTTTGACGTCCGTGGGGGAGGATGCTCGCCTGATTCTCGTGGACCATTCTGACTATGCCCAGGCGGTGGATGGCGCCCGTGATGCCCGAATTCTCCAGGTTGTAGATCACCACGGAATTGGCGATATAACTGAGTCGAAATTACTTTATGCGAAATATATGCCTGTGGGTTCCACCTGCAGCATCGTATATACCAGCTATTGCGAACTTGGTGTGAAAATTACGCCCGAGGTGGCCAAGGTTCTTCTGACGGGTATCTTGACGGACACCTTGAACTTGGTTAAGGTGACTTGTACTGAGGTTGATCGGAAAATTTATAGTGAACTTGTTCGTGTTCTTGCTGAATCGGAAACGAAAACCTACGAAGATAAGTTTGCTGGAATCCAGAAAATCTACAAGGGAATGTCCGAGGCGGCAAAGAATTTTGACGGCATGACTGACTTGGAAATATTCAATGCCGACGCCAAGGATTATGATATCGGGGGAGTGAAGTTCCGCTTGGGAAGTATGGACTGGGATCATCCGGAATCCATTGAAAATTTCCTGGATAGAATGCTTGCGGTGATGAAAAGTCAGGTAAGGGGAATTTCATTTTGCCGTGTGGGCTTTATGGGACATTCCTACATCCTCTATAATGGCGCCCAAACACTCGCGGAATCCGCATTTGGCACCTCTCTTCGCCCAGGAATAGTTTATTGTGAACGTCGCCTGAGCCGTAAGCTGGATGTCGTCCCTATGCTGACCGCAAAAATCGCCCTTTGTAAAGATAAATTAGAAGACAGTCTCATCTTATAA
- a CDS encoding histidine phosphatase family protein — MNRFLFLAAISAMLITACGESSNATEPKQDDSEEISSSSLEAKSSSSVKASSANSSSTAKEISSSSEEQNESSSSEESESSSSEETVSSSSEEIESSSSEEPEPTLSEECLEMRSTQDKFIPLEDVFDCVLPKEKVVFVIRHGERKKEDSGTTGDLNAQGKDQSSYLGKKMGAKSSEEFYYISTKSYRTLNTDVYISKGKGETFLDSATVFSKDSSYHFMKSEDYTEKWFVKNSTPGECKGVTSWAIFSIFAYDTTACSNDFYNVDAKSKEFIDKHFMYDDIQNVTVVATHDKFITPFLISLTDRKIGFEAYEYVKKNGYDNDWNQGVFRHWPNYLAGVAIIVNENNERSFVPVKGLKTGYLGYHCDGTEEDYTCSKWEPDAPLVR, encoded by the coding sequence ATGAACCGTTTTTTATTTCTTGCCGCCATCAGTGCAATGCTAATTACCGCATGCGGCGAATCATCTAACGCAACCGAACCTAAGCAAGACGATTCCGAAGAAATTTCTTCTAGCAGCCTCGAAGCAAAAAGTTCTTCTTCCGTCAAGGCAAGCTCAGCAAACTCCAGCAGCACTGCCAAAGAAATTTCCAGTTCCAGCGAAGAGCAAAACGAATCCAGTTCTAGCGAAGAATCGGAGTCTTCTAGCTCCGAAGAAACAGTCTCTTCTAGTTCTGAAGAAATTGAATCTTCCAGTTCCGAGGAACCGGAACCGACCCTCAGCGAAGAATGTTTGGAAATGCGCAGCACCCAAGACAAGTTCATCCCGTTGGAAGATGTATTTGACTGCGTTCTACCTAAAGAAAAAGTGGTTTTCGTTATTCGACATGGCGAACGCAAAAAAGAGGATTCGGGAACAACAGGCGATTTGAACGCACAAGGTAAGGATCAGTCCTCCTATCTTGGCAAAAAAATGGGTGCCAAAAGTTCTGAAGAATTCTATTACATCAGTACAAAGTCTTACCGAACCCTCAATACCGATGTTTACATCTCTAAGGGCAAGGGCGAGACCTTCTTAGATAGCGCCACTGTTTTCAGTAAAGACAGTAGCTATCACTTTATGAAAAGTGAAGACTACACAGAAAAATGGTTCGTGAAGAACAGCACTCCTGGAGAATGCAAAGGTGTAACGAGCTGGGCTATCTTTTCCATATTCGCCTACGACACCACTGCCTGCTCCAACGATTTCTACAATGTTGATGCAAAGTCAAAGGAATTCATAGATAAGCACTTCATGTATGACGACATCCAAAATGTCACCGTAGTCGCAACTCACGATAAATTTATTACGCCATTCCTCATTTCCTTGACCGACCGCAAAATCGGCTTTGAGGCCTACGAATATGTGAAGAAAAATGGTTACGATAACGACTGGAACCAGGGCGTGTTCAGGCATTGGCCTAACTACCTTGCAGGTGTCGCTATCATCGTCAATGAAAACAATGAAAGATCCTTCGTCCCTGTCAAAGGCTTAAAGACAGGCTATCTCGGCTACCACTGCGACGGAACCGAAGAGGACTACACCTGCTCCAAGTGGGAACCCGACGCTCCGTTAGTTCGTTAA
- a CDS encoding diaminopimelate dehydrogenase has product MAKIAILGYGNLGRGIECAVKKTKDMELVAVFTRRDPATVKIQTPNIPVLNVSEIEKWADKIDMLVICGGSATDLPKMTPEMAAKFNVIDTFDTHANIPTHFANVDAAAKAAGKIAMISVGWDPGMFSLNRVYANAILPDGKDYTFWGKGVSQGHSDAVRRIKGVKNAKQYTCPVPEALDAVRSGSMPELTTRQKHTRLCYVVLEEGADAAYVENEIKTMKNYFDEYDTTVNFISEEEFNANHSGLAHGGFVIRTGKTGMNNEHTHVIEYSLKLDSNPEFTTAAVIAFARAALRMKAEGKTGCFTVLDVPPAYLSEQSGEELRAHLL; this is encoded by the coding sequence ATGGCAAAAATCGCTATTCTCGGTTATGGTAACTTGGGCCGCGGCATCGAATGCGCAGTCAAGAAGACCAAGGACATGGAACTGGTTGCAGTGTTCACTCGTCGTGATCCGGCTACTGTCAAGATTCAGACCCCGAACATTCCCGTTCTCAACGTCTCTGAAATCGAAAAGTGGGCTGACAAGATTGACATGCTGGTCATCTGTGGCGGTAGCGCTACTGACCTTCCGAAGATGACTCCGGAAATGGCTGCAAAGTTCAACGTGATCGATACTTTCGACACCCACGCAAACATTCCGACCCACTTCGCAAACGTTGATGCCGCTGCTAAGGCTGCAGGCAAAATCGCCATGATCTCCGTGGGTTGGGATCCGGGTATGTTCTCCCTGAACCGCGTCTATGCAAATGCAATCCTTCCGGATGGCAAGGACTATACCTTCTGGGGCAAGGGCGTTTCTCAGGGTCACTCTGACGCTGTCCGCCGCATCAAGGGCGTGAAGAATGCTAAGCAGTACACCTGCCCGGTTCCCGAAGCTCTGGACGCTGTCCGCAGCGGTTCTATGCCGGAACTGACCACCCGTCAGAAGCACACTCGTCTCTGCTACGTGGTTCTCGAAGAAGGTGCAGATGCAGCATACGTCGAAAATGAAATCAAGACCATGAAGAACTACTTCGATGAATACGACACCACCGTCAACTTCATCAGCGAAGAAGAATTCAATGCAAACCATAGCGGTCTTGCTCACGGTGGTTTCGTGATTCGTACCGGCAAGACTGGCATGAACAACGAACACACTCATGTGATCGAATACAGCCTCAAGTTGGACTCCAATCCGGAATTCACTACCGCTGCAGTGATCGCATTTGCCCGCGCAGCACTTCGCATGAAGGCTGAAGGCAAGACCGGTTGCTTCACTGTTCTCGATGTTCCTCCTGCATACTTGAGCGAACAGAGCGGCGAAGAACTCCGCGCACACTTGCTTTAA
- a CDS encoding BrnA antitoxin family protein, with protein MCDEIFCVFETFGDNAGTKLDCGSVAEACAEIKKRMISMRVETVVIEKLKVKANRVGIPYQTLAASVLKRYAEGNLDIEPA; from the coding sequence TTGTGTGACGAGATCTTTTGTGTTTTTGAAACCTTTGGGGATAATGCGGGAACGAAACTGGACTGCGGTTCTGTTGCAGAAGCTTGTGCCGAAATCAAGAAACGCATGATTTCCATGCGGGTGGAAACGGTCGTCATTGAAAAATTGAAGGTGAAGGCCAATAGGGTAGGGATCCCATATCAGACCCTGGCGGCAAGTGTCCTGAAACGCTACGCGGAAGGTAATTTGGATATCGAACCCGCTTGA
- a CDS encoding dUTP diphosphatase, whose translation MTMKITIQYLDDSIPRLEYIGGKSDWIDLSAAETVTLKKGEFKLIHLGVAMKLPEGYEAHLAPRSSTFKNFKILQTNSVGVVDSSYCGKGDWWKMPVYATEDVTIEKGSRIAQFRIMEIQPTLEFEEGELADKDRGGFGSTGVK comes from the coding sequence ATGACAATGAAAATCACCATTCAATATCTCGACGATTCCATTCCTCGTTTGGAATACATCGGCGGAAAGTCCGATTGGATTGACCTTAGCGCTGCAGAAACTGTGACCTTGAAGAAGGGCGAATTCAAGCTGATTCACCTGGGCGTTGCCATGAAGTTGCCGGAAGGCTACGAAGCTCATCTGGCTCCCCGCAGCTCCACTTTCAAGAACTTCAAGATCCTCCAGACCAATTCTGTTGGCGTCGTTGATTCCAGCTACTGTGGCAAGGGCGACTGGTGGAAAATGCCGGTCTACGCCACCGAAGATGTAACCATTGAAAAAGGTTCCCGTATCGCACAGTTCCGCATTATGGAAATCCAGCCTACGCTGGAATTTGAAGAAGGCGAGTTAGCCGACAAGGATCGCGGTGGCTTCGGCAGCACTGGCGTGAAATAA
- a CDS encoding RNA methyltransferase, with protein MRKFRVVLVEPEHPHNVGFVARAMHCYALPELCIVYPKRNEVMEKSYHTAANSHDILDNAKIVHTFQEAIGDCACAIAFSRRIFGSAIKHCMVQNLSEMLPEDGTIALVFGRESCGLALEEVNACTYQCEIPVPGLMSLNLGQAVSISLYELCRSGALANGEGRAKRGSKGACETAPATIDQINGFKKFLDRYLTGQYHDQAWRDNFLNTLLQRLHPTRNELSALFGLLRNVAGKPARLEQAEDRAAKAAAAKAAEAADSADAANNASEEKK; from the coding sequence ATGCGAAAATTTAGAGTAGTACTTGTTGAACCGGAACATCCTCACAACGTGGGCTTCGTTGCCCGCGCCATGCACTGCTACGCCTTGCCGGAACTTTGCATTGTGTACCCCAAGCGCAACGAAGTGATGGAAAAGTCCTACCACACTGCAGCCAACAGCCACGACATTCTGGACAATGCAAAGATTGTGCATACCTTCCAGGAAGCTATTGGTGACTGTGCTTGCGCTATCGCTTTTAGCCGCCGTATTTTTGGCAGTGCCATCAAGCATTGCATGGTGCAGAACCTTTCCGAAATGCTTCCTGAAGACGGAACCATCGCTCTGGTGTTCGGTCGTGAATCCTGTGGTCTCGCTCTTGAAGAAGTGAACGCTTGCACCTACCAGTGCGAAATTCCGGTACCGGGCCTCATGAGTTTGAACTTGGGTCAGGCAGTTTCCATTTCCCTTTATGAACTTTGCCGTTCTGGCGCCTTGGCTAATGGCGAAGGCCGTGCAAAGCGCGGTTCCAAGGGTGCCTGCGAAACTGCTCCCGCAACCATCGACCAGATTAATGGATTCAAGAAGTTCTTGGATCGTTATTTGACTGGTCAGTATCACGATCAGGCTTGGCGCGATAACTTCCTGAACACCTTGCTCCAGAGACTGCATCCCACCCGTAACGAACTTTCTGCTTTGTTTGGTTTGCTCCGCAATGTGGCTGGTAAGCCCGCTCGTTTGGAACAGGCTGAAGACCGTGCTGCAAAGGCTGCAGCCGCCAAGGCCGCAGAGGCTGCTGATTCTGCTGATGCAGCGAACAACGCCTCCGAAGAGAAAAAATAG